The Hordeum vulgare subsp. vulgare chromosome 4H, MorexV3_pseudomolecules_assembly, whole genome shotgun sequence genomic interval TTTATTCCTCCTAGTCACCTTAGGGACTCTACTAGTTTGTCCCCTGAGGACTATCTGATTATAACTTTTCTGTTACTCATCTGAAAATGGGATATAGAAGACAACAGATTGCAATTGCAAACTTGCTCTGCCACATGAATAGATCAGAGTCAATTATTATCTGTTAAGACTGTCTCACAGCGGGAAAATTCAGATAAAAATTCGAAGTAGAACATAAACAACCAAAATTATAAAGCTTCCATCTAAGTGTATGGTTCAGATCTAAGAAATTAACCTGCAAAAGATAACCAAGTCACTCATTTTTTGCATGTGGTGGTAATCTGTGTGTATCAGAAAGGTTCCACTGCATGGTGTAAGCCCTACATCATCAGAAATTATGTAGCAATTGCAAACAACTTATCCGTAACAATTATGCAGTTTATCAGCCAAACAACAAACCGAATTCCCGTCTTCACCAGAGAATGTGGGACTCACTACTAAACTACTCATTACCCATGGTGGGGATGAGATTGGGTAGCAACAAACCTTCACATCAGCTAGCATAGCAGTGAACCTTGAACTCGGTATAAAGTACAAACAGATGACCGAAGGGACATAACTATCTCTAACTACTACCCCATAACCGTCACCAACTAGCTAATCCATGTACCACTACTATCTAATCCCCTGAGTGACCGGATACggttaaataaaaaaaatgatcATCGCTAACGAATTACAATTGGCTGCTTGCCACTTGGCTAGGCATAGGCTAAATGCAGAGGTGCAAAGTCTGCTTACAAGCTCGTCGTCTAAGACTACATGGTAAAACAAGTTCAATATAGAGCAGCATTCCGACACACACTAACATAATTTGGACGCACATCAGCAAGAGAGGACACACCTACCAGAATAAATTAAATTAATCAGTCGCTGGCAGCACGATCGGAGCAAACATTTCAGGAATCCAAAATGAAATCAGACACGAGGAGGTGCGATagagcggcggcgaggagggtaTGGCGAGCGACTCACAGGTTGAAGACGCAGCGCGTGACCTGGCGGCCCTTCTCGAGGCACTTCTCGGGGTTGGGGTCCTTCTTCTTGCAGTTGAGGAAGGCCACGTTCTCCGGCCGGCACCGCACCGCGATGTGCTTGGACGCCGCCATCAGCACCGACGACGTTGGGATCGGCTCGCCCGAGGCGTCCACCGGCGTGCTGCTCGCTGACATGGCTGCGGGCGTGGGGCCTCGATGGAGATTCTCGGCTTGGAGATCTGGGGGCGAGAGGGGCCAAGGGGAGGAGAGGACCGGAGCAGATGGAGAGAGGCGAGGTTGGGGGCCGGAGGCGGAGGTGCCTTCCTCTCTGTCAGTGCCGTTCCTGGGCTTTGGACTTTGGAGTAGCTACGGGCCTCTTTGTTGGGTATATAATTGTGACACTAGGCTAGGCTGCTTGGGCTTATCTATCTCTAGCCTGGTAAGAAGGAAAGGGCCCGCCCTTAGTTTTCATTTCTTCCCTAAAAAGAAAATTCTCATTTCTACTTTACAACATATTTTTGTAAGAATTTCCCCCTTCTCCCATcttcaagaaaaagaagaagagaaataataCCCCTTTTAATTTTCTTTTGAGAGAACTATtcactttaaaaaaatatattcacCAAACAACATGGTATTTATGAAAAAATGTGAGTTGTGGATTGGTTACGCTGCCTCCTCTCAAGGACGTTTAACTCTGTTAAACTCATACTTatctagtattttttattaatatATGTCCATGTTTCTTCTTCACAAAATCTTTATTGAAAAGTTGGATAAACGCAGACGTCGCTTTTTCTGGCAAAGTATGGGGGGCAAGAAAGATACCACTTGGTCCGATGGGGTCATGTTTGTAGATTAAAAAATAAGGGTGGCCCAGGGGTAAAAGATCCACGCAAGAAAAACATTAGCCTTTAGCTAAGTGGTGGTGGAAACTTGACACATGGCAGGggcttttgcaagatattggcaAAGCCAGGTATCTCAAAAAGGATACTCTTGCCACACATAAGAAGAAATTCAATGATTTCCCCATTTGAAAATCGATCATGAAAGTGAAAGATCATTATATGAGTGGCAAGATAATTCAGATCAGAACGGGGGACATTGCTCGAGTCTGGCTGGATCACCTCAATGGGTCGCCTCCTTTAAGTATTCAATTCCCGCAGTTATTTGAGATATGTAAATTCCCTCACATGATTGTTAGCAATTGGGTTGGTGTGGATGTGGTC includes:
- the LOC123448890 gene encoding NADH dehydrogenase [ubiquinone] 1 alpha subcomplex subunit 8-B-like, which encodes MSASSTPVDASGEPIPTSSVLMAASKHIAVRCRPENVAFLNCKKKDPNPEKCLEKGRQVTRCVFNLLKELHQKCPKEMDAYAGCMYYYTNEFDFCRKEQEAFEGACPISE